The genomic DNA GATGATCGCGTGAGGATCGGTCGTGATATCTTGATTTGCGACCTTCATCATTTTATCCCATAGGTTCAAATTGTCATGCGCGGTCACGTAGTTAATGCTTTCGGATGGACGGTTCGTAAAGTCGGTGATCGAACCGATGACACCCTTTGCAACGTCGGCTTCCTTCCCGGTTGCGCCTGTCGCGAAACCTGTGGATGCATCATCGCTTCCGCCTTTAATGGCGCCACGGATATTGTCGTTAAATACCGCGTAACCTTGGTCTTTCTGCGTTCCTTTGAAGTTTTGTAAGGAAGCATCTAAGCTTGTCGATCCTCCTGTCCATGGTTCGCCATAAATCAGAATGCTTGGATCAACCTCTTCCTTCAGCTCCTTCGTTAATTCGCTCATTGTTTGACGGTCGATTAAGCCCATCAAGTCAAAGCGGAAGCCGTCAACTCCATATTCGGATGCCCAATATTTCACGGAGTCTTTGATGTACTTACGAACCATCGGACGTTCGGAAGCGACTTCATTTCCTGTGCCCGAACCGTTCGTAATTTTCCCCGCATCGTCCGTACGGTAGTAGTAGCCTGGTACGATTTTGTCAAACGGTGAACCGCCAGAAAGCTGGGTCGATTCAGGGATATAGGTGTGATTGTACACGACGTCCATCACGACGCGAATGCCTTTGTCGTGCATGGCTTGAACCATTTCCTTGAACTCCGTCACGCGTGACGTTGGGTCCGCCGGGTCGGTGGCGTACGATCCTTCTGGTACGTTGAAGTGGATCGGGTCATAGCCCCAGTTGAACTTCGGGTCAGTGGAGTTCGGGTCATCGACGGTTCGCTCGTTCACGGAACCGAAGTCATAGACTGGCAGCAAGTGAACGTGAGTCACTCCCAATTCTTTTAGTGAGTCTAAGCCGGTTTTAACGCCATTTGGCCCCGTCGTGCTCGACTCGGTAAATGCCTTGTACTTCCCTTTATTAGTCATGCCTGAATTTTCATCTATGGAAAAATCGCGCACGTGCAGCTCGTATAAAATTGCATCGGTTGGCGACACAAACGCTGGTTTGACTTCCGGATTAAACCCGGTTGGGTCCGTATCATCCAAGTTGATGATCGCGGTCCGTTGGCCGTTTGGCGAAATGGAGCGGGCATACGGGTCAACCGCATAGTTGGTTGTTCCGTCTGCGAACTCGACTTTGTACATATAGTATTTTCCGTTTTGATCACCGTTTAGGGTGAGTGACCACACGCCGTTGGAGGCACGAGTCATGGCGGTTTCGTTGCCGTTTGTATGGTCAGTGACGAACGCCCCTTCGTAAGTGCCTTGGTCGCTATAGATGGCGACGCTTACTTTTTGAGCAGTTGGAGCCCATAGCTTGAACGTGGTTTCTGATGGTGAGTACGTGTACCCTAGATCTTTTCCATCATAGTAAAATTGGTCATCGTTTAAAACGTTTCGCATCGTTACCTTTGTAGGTTGGTAACCGGTTGCGTTGACTTGGTATTGCTTTCTTACGTCGATTTGTGAAGGGTCTGTGATTGTTAGCTTCACTTTTGTATCGCTAAGCTTCGTTGTGGTTGTTGCGATTTCTTGGTTCGCTTCGACATCTGTTAGTGTGAACGTAGTGTCATCTGACAGCTTTTTGTTTACGGACACGGTGATGCTGTTTTTAGCATCCATTAATGCCGCTTGAACAGCTGCGGTTAAGTCTGGCTTGGTGTAGCTCACTTCGGTTTGGTCTTGAGTGAGCCAAACTTCAACAGAGTCACCTTCTTTGATCTCGATTTTTCTTTGAACATCTTGTGTTGTCCAGTCCCCTGTTCTTGTGATGATGTTAATGGAGCTGGATGAGAATTCGTATGTTGCTTGGGCAAATCCGTCTTTTGTTGTGGTGAATGGATAAGCCGCTCCTTCTTTTCCGTCTTCCCAAATCCACATATCCCAATTGTTTTGGGCACCGTCAAATCGGTAGTAGTTGATGGTATAAGAATAAGTAGTGCTAAGAATTTGAATCGTTTTTTCTGCCGTTTTTCCGTCGAGTGACGCTTGGACGGTGATGCTGTCGTTCGGTTGAACGGAGTACGTGTCAGCAATCGTTAAACTGTTGTTGGATAACGTAATCCCGTCTCTACCATCCTTCAGGCTCCATTGAGGAGTCACGTCAGACTGTTCTCCCTTTTCGTTAAGTACTTTCGCAGTGAGAGTGACCGTTTGGCCCTTTTTCGTTGTGGCTGGTGCGTTGATGATTAGACCCGGTGCATGGACGACGGAGTTTCCGTTCGCTTGGTTCGGGTTGCTGGGGTCGGTGATCCAGTTGCTTTCCCCAATAATAAATTTGTACTCGTATGTTCCTGGCGCAAGCTCTGTGGTGAGCTGCCACACACCTTCCGCGTTTTTGGTCATTTCTTTTGCGTTGTCTGCCCAGCTCGTAAAGCTGCCTGCGACACGCACGCGGTCTGCCTCACCTAAGTACTGGAACGTGACCGTGCCATCGTCGTTGATGACCGGGCTTGAGGCTGTCACTGGTGGCGGTCCAATAAGGAAAGTGGAGTTATCCCCCGCTTTCGGGTTCGTATTTAATGGGTCTGCCGTGCTTTGATCCCAGCTTTTGTTGTTTAGTAGAAACTTATATTCATAGTTTCCTTCCGCTAGGGTTGGTAATGTTGCGGTAAACACACCGTTTTCTAAGGTCATTGGGGTCGCTGTCTCAAGCGTCCAGTTATTATGGGTACCAATGACATACGCGGCCGTTTCCCCTGTGCTTACATAGTTAAATGTAACGCTGTTGTCTTCATGGATGATCGGGCTCGCTGGAGTGCTTTCAGCATTTGCTCTCGTATACAATCCACTTCCTGAAACTAGCTGAAGTAGAAGAGCAAAAACCATCACTATCGAAAATGCCCTCATGTTCTTCCTACTCAATCGCTTCTCCTCCTATTCTGTTTTACGGGTGGTGCTGACTAGCTGTGAACCTTGGTGATGTTTGTTGAATGTGATACTTTATGTAGCTTCATGTTGCAATGGGGGGGTGTAGGTTTTTGCGCAATCGATTGCACAAATGATGAAAAAAGAGAAAATAGTTCAGTTGCCGCTCTGTGCAACAAGTTGCGCAAGCGCTTTCACAAACTACTAACCTAATAATATCACCCCCCTATGGTGTCTGTCACCACAAAAAGACAAAATCGTACAATTTGTCCACGAGCGGTGTCTGTCACCCTTCGTGGACAGATCCTACACTTTTGTCCGCCTGAGATGGACACTCCACTCCATTACATTACTACTTATTCTTGGTTGGATTCCTTTGCTAGTTCTAACGCCTTTTTCAGAAATTCCTCTTCACTTATTTCTCCGTTTATTCTTAACCGAACTAGCTTCTCATGTTTCTCTTTCACGTTGAATCCTGAGATTTCTAGGGATGCTTTCGCATTTCGTAATGCCTTTTCAATTGGCTCTTCATTTGACTTTGTCATTGATATCCCTCCTAAATATGACTTTCTTCTGATCTTTCGCCTAATATCACCATTCTAATAGTATACAAGAGGAGAGTTGGACCTTATAGTATAGGACCTATTACATATTTACTAAATTTCATGTAAAATACAATCATTACCACTTACATATAATAGGAGCTATCACCATGAAACATACGATGAACTATACATTATCAGAGCGCTTTGAGGTTGCTTTTAATCAAATCCATGAAATGTTAAAAAATAAAGTGAAAATAAATGATGATAGATTTGTAGTGTTGCTGGATAGAGGGGCGAAAAGACATCAGTTGATAGCAAACTATCAAAAAGATTTAAAACAATATGCTAAGCTAAGAAATGCAATTGTCCATGATAAGCGCGAGTTAGGCTTCTATATCGCCGAACCCCATAGGGAGATCGTCGAACATATTGAAATGATTGCAAAAGTGTTCAGCAGGCCAAATTATGCACTATCTATTGCGACTAAAGATGTGATTTGTTTTGATCGCGAAGACAGTTTACAAGAGGTCTTTAAGGTTATAAAAGAATATGGATACGCTCAATATCCCATCTATAAAAATAAAGTATGTATAGGCTTATTATCTACTGATGATATTGTGAGATGGATGTCTGAGAATCTGATCAATACGATTGTAGACATAACTGACATTCGTGTATTTGATATTATTTCAACCGTAGAAAGCCACCCGATAGAGTTTGTTTCAAAAACAATGGACATCTTTTCAGTAGAAGAAATTTATGAGGAAAAACATAAAAATACGTTGGATTTAGAAGCGATTATTATTACTGAAAATGGAAGCAATTCTGAAAGACCACTAGGAATCATTACTGCTTGGGATCTAATAGAGTTGGACTACCAGGATGAAAATTGAATACGCTCGTCGTAAAGCCACTTGCAGCGATGCAGGTGTCTTTTACGTATTAAGCACTACTGCGGTGTTAATAAGGTGTCTGTCACCCTTCGTGGACATTTTTGGTGTTTTTGTACGCGTGGAGTGGACAGTCTTTTACTTAACTTATTCTAAGTTGTTTATTTAGTATACCTAAAGGAATACATAGTGTTTCATTGAAGGAATAAATTACAACGGATGGCAAAAATCCCTAGATATACTTTGTTTATTTACCGTCACTCTGTAAGCGATTACAATATTGCTTACAAGTACTTGTCAGATATCACCAATACCTACATACCTAAGTATCTGAACTTTCAGTTATTTGGTTATCCGGGGACATACGAACATATAAGGTATTTATTTTTCACATCCAGAAAAACAGAAGAGTTTTCACCTATTAACTATTTTTTAGATCGATCTTAGAACGTGAGTTAAAGACGAACATAGGGGGAAAAAGGATGAGTAAATTTAATAGCTTCTTAGAAACAAAAGTAATGCCTGTGGCAGGTAGATTGGCTGCCCAGCGACATCTTGGTGCACTACGAGACGGTATTATCCTAGCCATGCCGCTAATTATTATTGGCTCTCTTTTCTTAATTATTGCTAACTTCCCAATTACTGCATGGACTAACTATCTAGCAGAACACCCAACAATTAAAACTAGTCTCTTATATCCATACCGCGGGACCTTCGAGATCATGGGGCTCGTCGCTACATTTGGGGTCGCATATCGCTTAGCTGAAAGTTATAAGCTCGATGCACTGGCTAGCGCGGCTATTTCACTTGCTGCCTACTTTGTTGTATCACCTTTTACTAGCTATGTAATTGGACAAGATCCAAATACTGGTGCAGATATTTTGGAAAATGCTTATAATACCGGACTTTTTACAAGTAAAGGCTTATTCGTTGGAATGGTTATTGCCATTCTATCAACTGAAATTTATCGTAAAATTACCGAAATGAATATTGTCATTAAGTTACCTGATGGTGTACCTCCTGCTGTTTCAAGATCCTTCTCTGCCTTAATACCAGCGTTTGTAGCTGTTGTTGTAGCATGGGGATTACGCTTGCTTGTAGAAAACATCGGTGACTTCGGCAGCATACACAATGTTGTATCCGTCCTCTTGCAGCAGCCACTAACCAGCCTTGGCACAAGTTTGGTTGGAACGATTATTGTCTTTATACTTATTCAAATGTTATGGTGCTTAGGTTTACACGGAGCAAACATCGTTAACGCAGTTATCTTACCGGTTTGGTTAACATTGACACAAGAAAATGCGATGTCATTTGAAGCTGGCGAACCTGTAAAAAATATTGTAACAAACGAGTTTAATGATATTGTCTTTATCGGTGGATCCGGTACAACTCTCTCTTTAGTACTCGCTATGGTATTTTTCGCAAGAAGCCAACAGATGAAGCAGTTAGGACGCCTTGGTATTGGCCCTGGAATCTTTAATATTAATGAACCTGTTACCTTTGGTATGCCAATCGTTCTAAATCCAATTATGATGATTCCATTTATCTTAGCACCAGTTGCTGCGGTTATAATGACGTTTGTTTCTATGGATTTAGGATTGGTAGCAAAACCAATCGGAGTCGTAACTCCATTTACTATGCCTCCTATCCTAAACGGTTATATCATCACTGGCAGTATCTCAGGTGCCATTCTTCAATTGGCCATCATGGTAGTATCATTCTTCATCTACTTCCCATTCTTTAAAATGTGGGATACGCAGAAGCTTGCCGAGGAGAAAGGTGCCGCTACGAATACTTCATCTACAGAAAACACTGTTAATATGTAGTTGTGGTGACAGACACCCTAAAAAGACAGATTGGCTTGTTTTGTCCACGGATGGTGTCTGTCACCCTTCGTGGACAGATCCACTCATTTTGTACGCGTGGAGTGGACACTGTCATTAAAAAAGGATTGGCTCGTATGGAGCCAATCCTTTTTCTTTATGTTCTAACTACTAAATCTCCCCGTATTATAAGCTTCCCTTCCAATTCTAATGAAAATAGTTGCTCTTCTAGATCACCATATTCCGATCCTAATATCTGCTTTAATTTACTGATTGAGACAGACTGAGGAATTTTCTCCAATAAAACTGAATTTGCATCCGGTTTAATAGCTGATTTAGGATCCACACTCGTATTTTCTTGAAACACTGACTCCACACCAATATAAGGTCTCTTTCCTTTTACCAATAATTGATTACATCCTTGGCCTTCTAATGAATAAATAGGATGTGGGACTGCATATACCTCCCGTTTCTGCCTTTCAGCAAACTTAGCGGTCCAGAGTGCCCCACTTTTGACACCAGCTTCAACAATAATGACTTCGTTAGACCAAGCACTAATTAAAGCATTTCTTTCGACAAAATGCTGCTGTTTAACTGGTGTTCCAGGTGGATATTTAGATAAAAATACGCTTCCTGATTCAATCAGTTCATCATAAAGCTTTCGCTGTTCAGTGGGATAACATATGTCTACCCCACTTCCTAAGAACGATATCGTTTTACCGCCCGCCTTCATACATGCAGCTTGTGAATACGAATCGATACCTTTCGCAAAGCCACTTACTAAGACTATGTCCCTTTTAGCAAGTTCTTTTCCTATATCCCTGGCTACTTTTTTCCCATACTCAGTACAACGTCTTGCACCAACGACTCCAATTGAACGTTCAAACTTCTGTAGCCTGCCCTTAAAATAAAGTAGGATTGGCGACTCACCACATGTCTTTGCGATTTCAGGATACCTATCATCTGTAATGGGTAACAAATCTATCCCCTTTTTCTCAATGATTCTACTAATTGAGTCAACTTTTTCAAAACTCTTGTTATCCATTATTTGTTGGATCATTCGTGTAGTGATACCAGGGACTCCTTTCAAATCCTCTTGTGTTGAAAGGTATATCCTCTTCAGATCCCCATTAAAATATGCATAGAGATTCTTCTGCATAACTGGACCAATATATTTTAAAGTTGCTAGCCAAATCCAATACTTATCCATGGCCTCCTCCAAACAAATGAAATGCGTCTTTATCCAAGTCTCTACTTTGTAAACTAAGTCTCATATGATTTACATTTATTTTATTTTCGCCTTCTAGATCAGCAATAGTCCTTGCCACTTTAATAAATTTGTGAAGACTTCTGCCACTATACTTAAAACGATCATATGCCTTTTGAAGCAATGAAGTGGTTTCAGAATCTAACGGACAAAACTGCGCGATTAAGGATGCCGTTAGTTGAGCATTTGAGCTTATTCCTGATATATTTTTGTACCGTTTTTCCTGAATCTTTCTTGCATAGTCCACCCGCGCTTTTAATTCAGCCGAACTTTTAGATGGTAGGACATTTGAAAAGAAATTTACGTTATTAACGTATTTCTGAATATCCATTCGATCAATGATCGGACCTGATAATCTTTGCCGATATTTAATAATTTCGTAGTCTGTGCATCTACATTTTTCATTCCCAAAATAACCACAGGGACAAGGATTCATCGCACCAACTAGCATAAAATTAGCAGGATAGGAGTTTGAACCCCACACCCTAGTGATTGTCACCATCTGATCCTCAAGAGGCTGTCTTAGAGCATCAAGAGTTTTCCTACTGAATTCAGCGATCTCATCAAGAAAAAGAACCCCATTATGTGCAAAAGAAATCTCTCCTGGTTTCGCAAATGGACCACCTCCAATGAGTGAGTTTGTTGAAGCATTATGATGGGGTGCACGAAACGGTCTCTGTGTAATTAAAGTTCCTTTTTCATGTAACATACTTGCTATGCTATAAATCTTGGTTACTTCTAATGACTCCTTTTCACTCATCTCAGGAAGGATCGTAGGAATTCTTTTAGCAATCATTGATTTGCCACAACCGGGTGGACCAATCATAAGGAGATTATGTCCTCCAGCTGCCGCTATTACCATATAATTAAGGATGGTTTCCTGTCCCTTAACATCAATAAAATCCAATTTGGTTTGTTGTTCTGGAATACCTTTTTCATTTAGTAATAATTCGTCTGGAACCTTCCCTCCCAAAATTTCAACAGCCTCTCTTAAATCTCTACATCCAAAGATTTCTACTCCTTTTACTAATTTCGCTTCCTGTACATTTTCTATTGGAAGGAGAATTTTCTTAATTCCAACCTCTTGCGCTTTTAAAACCATGGGAAGGATTCCACTGCTTCCACGAATGTTAGCGTTCAATGAAAGTTCTCCAATAAATGCGGTTTGATTCAAATCTCTTGGTTCTGGTATTTGATTGCTTCTTAAAAGTAACCCTATTGCCATAGCTAAGTCGTAATGAGTTCCCGTTTTCTTCATATCAGAAGGGGCAAGGTTAAAAACCACTTTGAATACAGGAAAAACAAAGCCTGATGATAACATTGCTGCTTCGAGTCTTTCTCGTGCCTCTTTCACTGCCTTATCACCTAACCCAACAATGGATACAGAACTCAGCCCCACCATTGTATCTGTTTCCACTTCAACCACCTGCCCATCAATCCCCAGCAAAGCAAAACTATAAACACTCGAGGCCATACAACCGCTCCATTTCCTTTGATCCATAATTCTCTTTTTGCATCAAAAACTCTAGATAGTGTTCTCGCATTGGTTCGGGAAAATAGGAAAGGATTTGTTCTTTTGTTACAAGGGGATTATGTTCGTTGAGCATGTAGGCACGGTAACTACTCCAAGGATAAGTTTCTAAAGATTCAACCATACCAGCAGATAAGGGGTTTCTGTGAATATAACGGCTTAGGTCCAGTTCATGTTCGGGGGAATCAATTATATCGTGGAAATATCTCTTTTCGAATACATGTCCGGAGAAGTCATATTTGAGGTTAAAATATCTGGCGTATTTGCTGTGAAGGTATTTGATGATAGGACCAGGAGGGATTTTCGTGGTTTCTAGCTGAAGATGAATATGATTGGACATAAGGCAGTAGGCGTGGATATTGAAACTGTATCTTTCCTTAGTTTCTAATAACATACCTAAGTATTTTCTTCGATCCGGATCATCGTAAAACAAGGGTTGCTTCCTGATTCCTCTACTTGTGATATGATACTTCGCACCCGGAAACCAAGTACGTGCACGTCTTGCCATGCGTGAGCCTCCTTTTAATTTTATTTAATGAAGTGTCGAGTTTGTTGAAAGAGATTTGTAGGTTTCGCAAAGTGGGAGAAGTGGGGTTTCTAATATTATACTACTCTCTCACCCACCAATAAATAGAGTCAACAGTTTACCTCATATAAATCATAATAAATATGACAACCTTCCTCTCCTCCCCACTGTCCACCTCAGAAAGACAAAAAGACCAAATCTGTCCACGAAGGGTGACAGACACCCTAAAAAGACAGATTGGCCCTATTTGTCCACGAACGGTGTCTGTCACCGTAAGTAGACTCTTGTTTCATATGGTTGGAGGGTGGATTCTTTGTGGAGCTTCCTTTCAGCCCCTTCATAGTTTGCCAACACTAGTTCAAAGTCTCCTAGTTTTCCTCCAGCGCTAACTACAGAATTTCCCGGCACTCTGAATCTTGTCACTTCTTCACTGAAGTTATTCACCACAAGCGCCATCTTTTTCCCCCATTTGCGTGTATACGCAAACAGCTTCGGATGATTCGCTAGCAATAACTCATACGTACCGTACACGAACACAGGCTGATCCTTTCTTAACCGGATCAACTGCTTATAAAAGCTCAAGATCGAATCCGGATCCCCGACCTGCGTCTCCACATTGATATCCACATAATTCGGGTTCACCCCGAGCCATGTAGAATCTCCGCTCGTGAATCCTGCCGTCTCTGATGAAGCATTCCACTGCATCGGCGTTCGCGAGTTGTCTCGGCATTGCTTCCAGATGAGCTGCATGAGCTCCTCATGCGAGTGACCTTTCCCGCGTTCCACCCGGTAGTAATTCACCATTCCCACATCGTTGTAATCCTCGATCCTCGGGAACTGCACGTTTGTCATTCCAATTTCTTGACCTTGGTAAATGAACGGAGTTCCTTTCATCAGGAAGTACAGCGCAGCTAGCATTTTGGCGCTTTCCTTCCAGTATTCCTTGTCATTTCCCCAGCTCGACACACGGCGCGGCTGGTCGTGATTTTCGATGAAGAGCGCATTCCAGCCTCTTCCTTCCAATCCCGTCTGCCACTTGGTAAGCGCCTTTTTCAACGCTCGAACATCGACACGACTGTCATCCGAGTTCTTATCCCAAAGGTCCAAAAACTCAAATTGAAAAATCATATTAAAATAGCCGTTCTCTTCTCCAACCCAACGATCCGCGTCAGCAATCTTAACCCCATTTGCTTCCCCGACCGTCATCACATCGTACTTTTTAAAGGTCCTCTGTGAAAAGTCAGCCAGCCACTCATCGATTCCCTCTACATTCATCATGTAAGGAAAGCAAGGCACCACATCTAGCCCTTCAGGATTTGGCATATCCGGGAAACCTGGCTTCTTTTTAATATGAGAAATCGCATCCACACGGTATCCATCAATGCCCTTATCAAGCCACCAGTTTACCATGTTCTCCAACGACTCACGCACCTCTGGATTTTCCCAGTTTAGATCCGGCTGACGCGTCGAGAAGATATGCATGAAATATTGGTCGGTCGCCTCGTCGTACTTCCAAGCCGGACCACTAAAAATCGACTCCCAGTTATTCGGCTCCTTGCCATCCTTCCCGTCGGCCCAAATATACCAATCGCG from Robertmurraya sp. FSL R5-0851 includes the following:
- the celB gene encoding PTS cellobiose transporter subunit IIC — encoded protein: MSKFNSFLETKVMPVAGRLAAQRHLGALRDGIILAMPLIIIGSLFLIIANFPITAWTNYLAEHPTIKTSLLYPYRGTFEIMGLVATFGVAYRLAESYKLDALASAAISLAAYFVVSPFTSYVIGQDPNTGADILENAYNTGLFTSKGLFVGMVIAILSTEIYRKITEMNIVIKLPDGVPPAVSRSFSALIPAFVAVVVAWGLRLLVENIGDFGSIHNVVSVLLQQPLTSLGTSLVGTIIVFILIQMLWCLGLHGANIVNAVILPVWLTLTQENAMSFEAGEPVKNIVTNEFNDIVFIGGSGTTLSLVLAMVFFARSQQMKQLGRLGIGPGIFNINEPVTFGMPIVLNPIMMIPFILAPVAAVIMTFVSMDLGLVAKPIGVVTPFTMPPILNGYIITGSISGAILQLAIMVVSFFIYFPFFKMWDTQKLAEEKGAATNTSSTENTVNM
- a CDS encoding transposase; protein product: MARRARTWFPGAKYHITSRGIRKQPLFYDDPDRRKYLGMLLETKERYSFNIHAYCLMSNHIHLQLETTKIPPGPIIKYLHSKYARYFNLKYDFSGHVFEKRYFHDIIDSPEHELDLSRYIHRNPLSAGMVESLETYPWSSYRAYMLNEHNPLVTKEQILSYFPEPMREHYLEFLMQKENYGSKEMERLYGLECL
- a CDS encoding glycoside hydrolase family 13 protein, with translation MNKKWWKESVAYQVYPRSFMDSNGDGIGDLKGLTSKLDYLKDLGVDVIWLSPMYKSPNDDNGYDISDYHDIMDEFGTMEDFDELLSGVHERGMRIILDLVINHTSDEHPWFIESRSSKDNPKRDWYIWADGKDGKEPNNWESIFSGPAWKYDEATDQYFMHIFSTRQPDLNWENPEVRESLENMVNWWLDKGIDGYRVDAISHIKKKPGFPDMPNPEGLDVVPCFPYMMNVEGIDEWLADFSQRTFKKYDVMTVGEANGVKIADADRWVGEENGYFNMIFQFEFLDLWDKNSDDSRVDVRALKKALTKWQTGLEGRGWNALFIENHDQPRRVSSWGNDKEYWKESAKMLAALYFLMKGTPFIYQGQEIGMTNVQFPRIEDYNDVGMVNYYRVERGKGHSHEELMQLIWKQCRDNSRTPMQWNASSETAGFTSGDSTWLGVNPNYVDINVETQVGDPDSILSFYKQLIRLRKDQPVFVYGTYELLLANHPKLFAYTRKWGKKMALVVNNFSEEVTRFRVPGNSVVSAGGKLGDFELVLANYEGAERKLHKESTLQPYETRVYLR
- a CDS encoding YifB family Mg chelatase-like AAA ATPase; translation: MASSVYSFALLGIDGQVVEVETDTMVGLSSVSIVGLGDKAVKEARERLEAAMLSSGFVFPVFKVVFNLAPSDMKKTGTHYDLAMAIGLLLRSNQIPEPRDLNQTAFIGELSLNANIRGSSGILPMVLKAQEVGIKKILLPIENVQEAKLVKGVEIFGCRDLREAVEILGGKVPDELLLNEKGIPEQQTKLDFIDVKGQETILNYMVIAAAGGHNLLMIGPPGCGKSMIAKRIPTILPEMSEKESLEVTKIYSIASMLHEKGTLITQRPFRAPHHNASTNSLIGGGPFAKPGEISFAHNGVLFLDEIAEFSRKTLDALRQPLEDQMVTITRVWGSNSYPANFMLVGAMNPCPCGYFGNEKCRCTDYEIIKYRQRLSGPIIDRMDIQKYVNNVNFFSNVLPSKSSAELKARVDYARKIQEKRYKNISGISSNAQLTASLIAQFCPLDSETTSLLQKAYDRFKYSGRSLHKFIKVARTIADLEGENKINVNHMRLSLQSRDLDKDAFHLFGGGHG
- the dprA gene encoding DNA-processing protein DprA, with the translated sequence MDKYWIWLATLKYIGPVMQKNLYAYFNGDLKRIYLSTQEDLKGVPGITTRMIQQIMDNKSFEKVDSISRIIEKKGIDLLPITDDRYPEIAKTCGESPILLYFKGRLQKFERSIGVVGARRCTEYGKKVARDIGKELAKRDIVLVSGFAKGIDSYSQAACMKAGGKTISFLGSGVDICYPTEQRKLYDELIESGSVFLSKYPPGTPVKQQHFVERNALISAWSNEVIIVEAGVKSGALWTAKFAERQKREVYAVPHPIYSLEGQGCNQLLVKGKRPYIGVESVFQENTSVDPKSAIKPDANSVLLEKIPQSVSISKLKQILGSEYGDLEEQLFSLELEGKLIIRGDLVVRT
- a CDS encoding CBS domain-containing protein; the encoded protein is MKHTMNYTLSERFEVAFNQIHEMLKNKVKINDDRFVVLLDRGAKRHQLIANYQKDLKQYAKLRNAIVHDKRELGFYIAEPHREIVEHIEMIAKVFSRPNYALSIATKDVICFDREDSLQEVFKVIKEYGYAQYPIYKNKVCIGLLSTDDIVRWMSENLINTIVDITDIRVFDIISTVESHPIEFVSKTMDIFSVEEIYEEKHKNTLDLEAIIITENGSNSERPLGIITAWDLIELDYQDEN